A stretch of DNA from Hydra vulgaris chromosome 03, alternate assembly HydraT2T_AEP:
ttttcaaaataaattattatttgtattaagaGAATTCGTATTGTTTGATGTTTTCTTATTAATATAACATACATTCTTATACACAATGTCTACactcaaattatatatatatatatatatatatatatatatatatatatatatatatatatatatatatatatatatatatatatatatatatatatatatatatatatatatatgattatataaattGTGATACTCATCACCTATTTTTAGGTTGAATTGAGGATTCATGTTATTGATGGTAAAGTTCACTTAAACGGAAATAAAATGGAACATAACACTGTAAATGCAGTACATATAAAGCTCACTATAGGTTTGTTTTCAGTTGAATATACTTGGTTTAGaataaaaatggtataaaaaatataactttaacattaattacaatgaatagaatttatttatattttcaaacaatataTGTTATAGTTGAACTTCAAAATGGTATTGCCAGTGACCCAAGATTGGCACCTGTCCATTTGCGTGTTCTGGTAATAGAAAGAGTCAATTTGGATGGAAGGATAACATTATTTGTAGAAGAAGAGTTTGTTtctattgataatttaaaagttgagCAAGTTTATGTGCATCGTATAGGATGGGAAGATATGGTTAAAAGACCTACAGAACAAGTGCCTTTAGCAAACTCAGACATTCATCAAAAACCAATGGAAAATgatatgcataaaaattgtaaattgtgCAATAGTTATTtgcattatataaattaaacatttgaaatatgCTTCAAAAATGaacatattataattttaaaaattaaaataacatatagatccataataaaatattattattattattattattagatattgGAATGCCACAATATCCAGATGAACATGGTTTTAAATACGAAGAAAATACGGTACATTTTACTTGAACaaattgttgttgttgattcgtttacattttttaatttaatcttttacaTTTTAGATGCTCAGTTCCTTTTTTTCATACCATTGGTATGAATGCCATGAAAATTGCATGCACTTTCACTGCAACAAAAGTCATCATGAAAGCATTTATCACCATCATGAAAAAAAGAATCACAATCATGGTTTTTGGCATAAAATCAGCTGCTGGTACCGATGTTTGAATTTCAGATCTAAAATCGCATTGTActctgtttcttttttgacatTAGTTGCATTTACTTTATGTTGCTGTATGTGCATAAGAAAGAGAAGAATGGctaaagtaatctttttttttaataagttttaatttttttgcagcacaaacagtttttcaataattttgttatgCATTTTTAGGTTTTGCTTTTAACCCAGACACCAATGAACAACTCTATTGAAGTGAAAGATGATAATAAAGACGAGAAGAAAAATAGTGATGaaagttttgattttcattttcaatttgatCATGATGTTGTTGTGAGCGATAAAGAAAAGTTAATTGCTTAAGGCGATTTTTAAaagctcttttatttttaatatttttgtttagatattATGCActaatgtttatatttctataataaaatttaaaacgacATAATTGCGAGAATTTTAGTGTAAAAACTAGACtcgataatttttcttttattgtaagattatgtataaagtttttgtatatattactTGTATTGACAACTTATTTGTGGAGTTTTGATTTGTATTATTtgagttatttataatttaaaacactCATTCAACATCTCGTATGcggaaataaaatatttatttgttttttaaattaatgtattgaagttttatttgggttttgtttttttgcactttattgcttttatttaagCGGggttttttttgctaaaaatataatattttacgaACAAGTGAAGCACTTTTTTGTCTTTAGGCATTTTTCaaagcaagtaaaaaatgtttttcttaattttttatttgaaggcATTAGTAGTTTGCTTCATTTTATCATCATGTGCAAGGACACgaaaatcgttaaaaaatatttgatcgaaacattttcatttaaacgaAGATCAATAagacctatatatatatatacatatatatatatatatatatatatatatatatatatatatatatatatatatatatatatatatatatatatatatatatatatatataatgtgtgtgtgtgtatatgtatatatatatatatatatatatatatatatatatatatatatatatatatatatatatatatatatatatattgttgttttgattatgtaataataatcaattttttcgATTTGAGAGCGAtcaatataaagtgaaataatcacaaaatagatcaataaataaataaaaaagtaagataaaaaaaaacttttttacggtacttaaagtttcatacgtttttcatatttcaaaataCTATTCCTCTATGtaatgaagttttattaaagtctgGTTATAAATGTAGTCTAACATATAATCCTATAACAATATCAACTCCAAAACGGAACAGAGCCCGCAACATCATTTGGTTTAACCCTCCATTTAGTAAAAACGTTAGCACCAACGtgggaaaatgttttttgaaacttattgacaaacattttcctaataataataaactgcataaaatctttaacaggaACACAgtcaaagttagctacagttgtatgccaagtgtaaaatctattataaacttgcacaacaaatacattttatgcAACAATACAAACCTTAATCAACAGGACTGTAACTGCTATAATAAAAATCTCTGTCCgttgtttaataaatgtttaacaagcAACATTGTATATCAAGCAACTGTTATAACAGATAATCTTGATTCATCTTCTAATGAAAAATCCTACATTGGGTTAAGTGAGACTCCTTTTAAATCAAGATACGCTAATCACGTTAAATCATTTAACAtctctaaatataaaaatgatactgaaCTCTCAAAACATGTATGGaagttaaaagaagttaatTTAGTCCCTGTAGTTAAGTGGAAAATTCTCAGGCGATGTAAAGCATATAATCCAACATCCAAATCTTGCAAATTATGTCTCaccaaaaaatatgaaattctatattataaaaatactaatttattgaataaaaggAGTGAGATTGTTTCTAAGTGTAGACATAGAAACAGATTCCTTTTTTTCCAATATGACACTGGCgattaaaaaagatgtttttccatattatcaatatatttattattattgtcattattattactattattattatttgacgtcagaactcattccattgttttttttaattttgtaacgattttttttaattttgtaacggttttttaattgtatttttgaacggttttttcttgatttaaatatatggctgatgagtgccgcaaacggcatgaaactttaagtaccgtaaaaaagttttgttttttttcatcttactttttatatatatatatatatatatatatatatatatatatatatatatatatatatatatatatatatatatatatatatatgtatatatatatatatatagtaaaatataaattacatttttttattaattacgaCAAAATAGGCAATAGCAAAAAATACAATagagtttaaattatttaacaaaattttaacgACTAATAAAATGATAACTATTATGTGTAAAGTGATATCTTATAATGGTTTAACTGTTCATATCTGGATTTTTCCATTCAATGAACAAACTATCCTTAATCTTAAGCTCGAATTTATTGGAGGCAGGGCatctaattttgaaatacagtcattataaatataaaaaaagttattgttagCATGGagatgtttgtatatgtgtgaGTTTTTGTCTCTCCTGTAGTGTTCAATCGTTCCTGTTTTAAGGTGGCGAGAAGTTTTGCATATATATAACAGGAATCAAATCCTGCTTATACaagttttatacatatatatatatatatatatatatatatatatatatatatatatatatatatatatatatatatatatatatatatatatatatatatatatatatatatatatatatatatatatatatatatatatatatatatatatatatatatataatagaaattgttatggacatttttaaaattttatttgtataaaagatACAACGTACAGAAGATTCACTTTGGACATAGAGAAGCAATCAACGAATTAAAATCGTCCCCTTTCctgacaataaaataatattgtataaggtcgacaagttagtttttttctataaaaaaagttagctGACTGTTTTTCGTTcggaaa
This window harbors:
- the LOC100211907 gene encoding uncharacterized protein LOC100211907 encodes the protein MVAQVFLTLLITSFVFASQVDVNLVVPDADNENEFLSVKLSKIGENGNKTGIDVTVELRIHVIDGKVHLNGNKMEHNTVNAVHIKLTIVELQNGIASDPRLAPVHLRVLVIERVNLDGRITLFVEEEFVSIDNLKVEQVYVHRIGWEDMVKRPTEQVPLANSDIHQKPMENDMHKNYIGMPQYPDEHGFKYEENTMLSSFFSYHWYECHENCMHFHCNKSHHESIYHHHEKKNHNHGFWHKISCWYRCLNFRSKIALYSVSFLTLVAFTLCCCMCIRKRRMAKVLLLTQTPMNNSIEVKDDNKDEKKNSDESFDFHFQFDHDVVVSDKEKLIA